A genomic window from Silene latifolia isolate original U9 population chromosome Y, ASM4854445v1, whole genome shotgun sequence includes:
- the LOC141629418 gene encoding uncharacterized protein LOC141629418, which translates to MYSIVSSNGYALMNNDIPPMIPLTNAPETPQVGSENTIFGFPSCPEDLKPINGMMFSNLEDGIDFYNKYAKVCGFIPRLDSTKLVNGIVTHKRCVCNKEGKSRNKGTKRKRTVTRTGCEAKAMGDFNPTTIITDQCKGINQAVKDVFGDKTQHRLCMWHIMKKLPDKVGPTICQNTNFLKEINSIVWDGEIDTQEFELRWKSILSSYELSDHEWLKSMFDIRSSWILAYFRDIYLGGIMRTTSRSESENSFFGNFTNPHLTLVEFWMRFQSAMDAQHWKYAKMFERIGLLCKHVLWVLKDRGFDDIPTEYLLDRWGKYATCRPIFNVVGTTLLADYNEELGDELLELLRAFNEKLMISVKRGKSKNKKAEIEMLIGSKIPSEVSVLPPKKCKNKGSGRRITSNKEKAVQENAKPLRKYRACGEMTHHDSRNCPSRATQK; encoded by the exons ATGT ACAGTATAGTTTCTTCTAATGGTTATGCTCTAATGAACAATGATATACCTCCAATGATTCCATTGACTAATGCACCAG AAACCCCACAAGTTGGTTCTGAAAACACAATTTTTGGATTCCCAAGCTGTCCAGAAGATCTAAAACCAATCAACGGTATGATGTTTTCAAATTTGGAAGATGGAATAGATTTTTACAACAAATACGCAAAAGTTTGTGGGTTTATTCCAAGGTTAGATTCAACAAAATTGGTTAATGGGATTGTTACACACAAgcgttgtgtgtgtaataaagaAGGCAAAAGTAGGAACAAGGGGACTAAAAGAAAGAGGACTGTTACGAGAACAGGATGTGAAGCTAAG GCTATGGGTGATTTCAATCCTACTACAATTATAACTGACCAATGCAAAGGCATCAATCAAGCTGTAAAAGATGTGTTTGGTGACAAAACACAACACCGAttatgcatgtggcatataatgaaaaagTTGCCAGACAAAGTCGGGCCGACAATTTGCCAAAACACaaactttttgaaggaaataaatTCTATTGTTTGGGATGGAGAGATTGATACACAAGAATTCGAATTGAGATGGAAATCAATCCTTTCTTCGTATGAGCTTTCTGATCATGAGTGGCTGAAGTCAATGTTTGACATTCGTTCAAGTTGGATTCTTGCCTACTTCAGAGACATATATCTTGGTGGGATTATGCGCACAACATCAAGGTCAGAATCTGAAAATAGCTTCTTTGGAAATTTCACAAACCCGCACCTCACtcttgttgagttttggatgcgtttccaATCGGCTATGGATGCGCAGCATTGGAAATATGCTAAG ATGTTTGAAAGGATTGGGTTACTTTGTAAGCATGTTCTGTGGGTGTTAAAAGATAGAGGGTTTGATGATATCCCTACGGAGTATCTATTAGACAGATGGGGCAAATATGCAACTTGTCGTCCCATTTTTAATGTTGTTGGGACAACCCTCCTAGCTGATT ATAATGAGGAACTTGGTGATGAGCTGCTTGAACTTCTTCGCGCTTTCAACGAGAAATTGATGATTTCAGTTAAGCGTGGGAAGTCAAAAAACAAGAAAGCTGAAATTGAGATGCTTATTGGCTCGAAAATACCGTCTGAAGTTAGTGTTCTACCACCAAAAAAGTGTAAGAATAAGGGATCAggaagacggattacttcaaacAAGGAAAAGGCAGTACAAGAAAATGCAAAGCCCTTGAGGAAATATCGTGCTTGCGGTGAAATGACTCATCATGATAGTAGGAATTGCCCAAGTCGAGCCACTCAAAAGTGA
- the LOC141629419 gene encoding protein FAR1-RELATED SEQUENCE 5-like, producing the protein MILDTCFRYIFACTVASVKGSTTKISEAWTLVADLVKQNGVQPDRQELCREVEKRFTVFTPYIGQEFGGVEDAVTFYKIYTIACGFDVRRYTTKKWRGGEIKSKLVVCNREGFAHKTPRKDQDDGLDGEKSQRIFRVTRVGCIARIRLYMKNGLLLIDRFHEGHNHELISLKDREFQKLSRNITDYHKMIIVSNSRIGATKTYRICKEQVNGYENIGASLNDFKNFHKDVKCFIHQRDGQLFVDHFKEMTETRIGFYFDYDLDDDGSLRRAIWADGVDHHKRSVTFCGALVAREDYESFNWVFSRFLQAMGG; encoded by the exons ATGATATTAGATACATGCTTTCGCTACATTTTTGCGTGCACTGTTGCATCCGTCAAGGGAAGTACAACCAAGATATCCGAGGCATGGACATTAGTAGCAG ACTTGGTAAAACAGAATGGGGTTCAACCTGACAGGCAGGAGCTGTGTAGGGAGGTGGAGAAGAGGTTTACAGTCTTTACACCGTACATCGGCCAGGAGTTTGGAGGGGTTGAGGATGCGGTGACTTTTTATAAGATATACAccattgcttgtgggtttgatgtCCGTAGGTACACAACAAAAAAATGGCGTGGCGGTGAGATCAAGTCAAAGCTCGTCGTCTGCAATCGAGAAGGTTTCGCTCACAAGACGCCCAGAAAAGATCAGGATGACGGACTGGATGGGGAGAAGTCACAAAGGATATTCAGGGTCACTAGAGTGGGGTGTATAGCGAGGATACGACTATATATGAAGAATGGTCTTTTATTAATTGATCGGTTCCACGAGGGTCACAATCACGAGCTTATCTCACTCAAGGACAGAGAGTTCCAGAAATTATCGCGTAACATAACAGATTATCACAAGATGATAATCGTTTCAAACTCAAGG ATAGGAGCAACAAAAACATACAGAATCTGCAAAGAACAAGTGAATGGATACGAAAACATTGGAGCAagcttaaatgattttaagaacttccataaGGATGTTAAATGTTTCATTCACCAACGGGATGGTCAGTTGTTTGTTGACCATTTCAAGGAAATGACTGAAACAAGAATAGGTTTCTACTTTGACTATGACCTTGACGATGATGGCAGCCTACGTAGGGCCATATGGGCGGACG GTGTTGACCACCATAAACGATCTGTGACGTTCTGTGGGGCTCTAGTTGCAAGGGAAGATTATGAGTCGTTTAATTGGGTTTTCAGCCGGTTTTTACAAGCAATGGGGGGGTAA